A region of the Sphingomonas sp. S2-65 genome:
CATCCTGCGCGGCAATGACGGCAACGACGTTCTCGACGGCGGCTCGGGAGACGATCGGCTCGAGGGTGGCGCCGGGGACGACACGTTCCTCTACGCCGTTGATGGAAGCAACGACTTCCTCAGCGACTATACCAACTATTATGGCAGCTGGAACACGGTGCAGATCGGCGCGGGGATCGCAGCCGGCGACGTGGTCTTTTCGCGCTCGGCCCTCGATGGCAGCGATATCGTCCTTTCCCTCGCGGGTGGCGGGTCGATCACGCTCGACAACCAGCTCTACGGCGGCAGGGAATGGGGCATCGATCTCATCCACTTCGCCGATGGAACGGAGTGGGACGGCACTACGATCAACACCATGTTCTTTGCGAGCCAGGCGACCTCCGGCGACGACGTGATCGACGGCAGCGGCTTCGCCGATCCTCTGGCGGGCGGCTCGGGCAACGATATCTTGCGCGGCAATGGCGGTAACGACACGCTGAATGGGGGAAGCGGCAACGATCGGCTGGAGGGCGGCGACGGGGACGACACCTACCTCTACGCCGCCGACGGCAGCGATGATGTCATAAGCGAATACACGAACTATTACGGCAGCTGGAACGTCGTGCAGATCAGTGGCACCGTCACTCCGCTGGAGGTCAGTTTCGGCCGATCCAGCGACAACGGTGATCTGGTGCTTAGCTTCGGTCAGGCCGGTGGCTCGATCACACTCGACAATCAATTCTATGGCGGTCGTGAGTGGGGCATCGACCTGGTCCAGTTCGCGGACGGCACGGCTTGGGACGCGGCCTACCTCAACGCTGCCTTCTTCGCCTCGCAGGGCACATCCGCCGCCGAGACCATAGATGGAAGCGGGCAAGGCGAAACGATCAACGGCTACGCAGGCGACGACGTCCTGAACGGGTGGCAGGGCAACGATGTGCTGATCGGCGGCCTGGGCAATGACCGCCTTGTCGGTCATGAAGGGGACGACACGTTCGTCTATGCTGCCGGGGACGGCGACGACGTCATCAACGATTATGTCGGCTGGTATGGGAGCTTCAACAGGCTGGTCTTCGGCGCGGGGATCGCGGCCACCGACATCATCGCCTCGAGAGTAACGTCGGACGGCAGCCATCTCCGGCTCACCTTCAAGAATCGAACCGGGTCGATACTGATCGAGAACCAGACCTGGCGCGACGCGGGCATCTCGCAATTCGAATTCGCGGACGGAACGATCCTCAGCGAGGCCGCCGTCGACGCGTTGCTGCAGGGGACCACGAACGGCGATGATGTCGTGCAGCTGCCCGCCGCAGGTGGCGAGATCTGGGCGCTGGAGGGGAACGACAGGATTACCGGCTCCTCGGCCGCGGACTCGCTGCACGGGCAGCAAGGCGACGATATCCTGGCCGGTGGACTGGGCGACGACGTTCTGGAGGGCGGTGCCGGCAACGACACGATCCAGGGAGGATCGGCAACGACAGGGGGCCTGGTTCCTGTCGGCTCCAACCTCGTCGTCAACGGCAGCTTCGAGCAGTCCGGAACCGTCAGCGGCAGCGGCAGCTGGGGCATGGCGAATTCGAGCCTGCCCGGTTGGGCCAAGGCGAACAGCCAACCCTTCGAGCAGGCCAATTCCGGGAACGGCGTCGCGCCGACCGAGGGCGTGTATTGGCTGGACATGGACTCGGGCGGAGGAGCCGGCAGCAACATGGATGTCAGCCAGGCTTTCCAGGGCCTCGCTGACGGACAGGTGCTTCGTCTTCAATTCGATCATGCGAACCGCGCCGGGGCGAGCGGCGGCTTGCAGGTTTACTGGAACGGCGCGCTTCTGGCCTCTTACGGCAGCGAAACTGGAAGTTCGATGGTCGGCGAATCCTTCAACGTGACCGCCGCAGCCGGTGGCAACACGCTTCGGTTTGTGGGCACCGGTTCTGAGAACAACGCCGGTGCGTCGCTCGACAACGTCCGGCTGTATGAGACAGTCGCTGAAGGGATCGATGGAGGTACCGACATCGCCTCCTATGCCGGTGCGGCAGTGGAGTATCAAGTCACCGCCCTGAGCAACGGGATCTATCAGGTAACCGATACGATCACGGGCCGTGACGGCACCGACACGGTTCAGAACATCGACTTCCTTCGATTTTCGGATGGCGACTTCGCACCGTCCGCCATGCTGCCATCGACGGTCATGGCGATGTCTTCAGAGGCCGACGGCGCCGCCCAATTGGCCGGGCTCGTCGACTTCTCAGGCCGTCGCAGTCTGCCAGGCCATGTGGACGTGCGGCAATTCTGGTCGGGGCGCGACCTGCGTCTGGCGTCGCTGAGTGGCGACGATGGATCTGCCTTCGACGCGACGATCTTTGCCGACGCGGCGAGGCTCGTGGAAGCAGGCGCGACTGCCTGGGCGACGGCTGCCGGCATCTTGGAGTTGAGCACGGACATGCGGCAATCGCGCGTGACGGAGCCTCAGTTGATCCTTGGCGGCGGCTCGCCTTCGGGTTGGGGCGCTCTGGGGTAAATCGCAGACTATGGAGTTAGAACAAGCTATGCCTGTCGCTCGCTGCATGGCTTGCCAAACCACCATGTGCTGATCGACAAGATCGTCCAACATGGCCTCCAGCCAATCTGAACCGCGGAGCGAAACGATGCCCAGCCGACCCACCGCGCTCGCCGCCTTGCTGGCCGGACTGCTCACGGCCTCCGGCGCCTATGCCCAGCCCCGGCTCGACAGCGCGATTGGCGACCATGCGATCCTCCAGCGTGACCAGCCCATTACGCTGGCCGGCAGCGCGAGCCCCGGCGAGACGGTGATGATCAGCCTGGCAGGGCGCAGCGTCAGCATCGCCGCCGACCGCGACGGGCGGTTCAAGGCGCAGCTCCCGGCACTGCCTGCCGGTGGCCCCTACACCCTCACTTTGGCTGCCGCGAGCGGCGCCACGATCCTCAACGACATCCTGATCGGCGACGTCTTCCTGTGCTCGGGCCAGAGCAACATGGAGATGAAGGTCCGCGAGGCGCAGAGCCTGTTCCCGGAAGCGCATCCGCCGCTCGATACCCGGCTGCGGCTGCTGACGGTCGCCAAGAAGACCGCGGTCACGCCCGCCAGCCAGTTCGACACGGTGCCCGCCTGGGAAATCGCCAGCCCCGAAGCCGCGTACAACTTCTCCGCGGCCTGCCTGTACATGGTTCAGTCGCTGCGCCGGGATTCCGACGTGCCGGTCGGGGCGATCCATTCCAGCTGGGGCGGCTCGCGGATCAGCGCCTGGATGAGCGATGCGGCCCTGCGCAAGGGCGGCCTTGGCGACCAGGCGGACCTGCTCGCCCTCTACGCGCGCGATCCGGTCGCGGCGACGCGCCGGACCTCGGCCATCTGGGAAGGCTGGTGGCGCGCGGGTACCGGTGACGCAGCCGGAAAGGAACCCTGGCAGCCGGGGGCAGCGCTCGAATGGCGGCCTGTTCCCGCCTTCACCAATTTCGAAAGCTGGGGCGTTCCCGAACTGGCCGACTATAACGGCATGCTCTGGTATCAGCGCACGGTCGAGCTCACCCAGGCGCAGGCGCGCGGTGCCGCGACCCTGTCGCTCGGGATGATCGACGATGCCGACCGCAGCTGGGTCAACGGCGTCGGTGTCGGCGGCACCAGCCTGGCCGGCGCACCGCGCGTCTACGTCCTCCCCGCCGGCACGCTCAAGCCCGGCCGCAACGTCATCACCGTCAACGATGACGACGTCTACGCGTTCGGCGGCATGCTCGGCCCGGTGGAAGCGATGCGGCTGACCTTTGCCGATGGCACCAGTGTGCCGCTTGGAACCGAGTGGCGCTACGCCATCGCCAAGCGCGTGCCGGGCAGCGCGCCGCGCGTGCCGTGGGACGACATCAACGGCGCGGGCACCCTGTTCAACGCGATGATCGCCCCGCTCGGGCCGATCCGCCTCGCCGGCGTCGCCTGGTATCAGGGCGAATCCGACACCGGCATCCCGGGCTATGATCGCCGCCTGCGCGCGCTGATCGAGGACTGGCGCACGCGCTTCGGCAGCCCGGCGACCGGCTTCGTCATCGCCCAGCTCGCCAATTATGGCACGCCCGCCAGCGCGCCTTCGGAAAGCGGCTGGGGCGATGTACGCGACGCGCAGCGCCGGGTCGCCGTGGCGGACCCGCATGTCGGCATGGCCGTGACGCTGGACATCGGTGACGCGGCGGACATTCATCCGGGAGAGAAGCGTCTCGTCGGGCAGCGGCTCGCCCAGGCGATGCGCGCGGCGCTCGCCGGCGCGCCTGAGGGCCGTTCGGGTCCTGCCATTGCGTCGGCCGAGCGCCAGGGCGCCAATGTCCGCCTGCACTTCACCGGCGTGAAGGGCACGCTGCGCACCGCCAGTTCGGACCAGGCGATCGGCTTCGAGCTTTGCGGCACGGGCCCCGGCAGCTGCCGCTACGCATCGGCCAGAACCAGCGGCAGCGATGTCCTCGTCAGCGGCGATGGCAAGCCGGTCGCGCGGGTGCGCTATGCCTGGGCGGACGCTCCCGCCACCAACCTGGCGGACGAGGCTCGCCTGCCGGTCGGCACCTTCGAGATCGCCGTTCCCTGACAAGCGCGCGGCGCCCACTCGTCCGAACCACTGCCGCCTCCCCGAACAGCCCGGCGCGGTCTGGAGTTGATCTGCCGGAATAGAAGCAGGGCGTTGCCAACCGCAAACCGCCGGCTATGGTACCGCTCACATAAGAAGAATATCAGAGGGGATAGCCGATGCGCTTGCGTCGTAAGGCCGTGGTTGTTGCCGCGCTTCTTTCATCGGCCATGCCGGCCTTTGCGCAAGAAACCCTGCGGCTGGACAGGTCGGACTATTTCGAGGCTCCAGGAGTAAACTGGCTCGTCTTCTCGAACGTCAACGAAGGGCTGTTCGCCGATGCCAAGATCAGTGGCGTCGAACTGATCCAGCAGGGCATTCGCACCGCCACCAATGGGGATGTCCGTCTCGCCGCCACACCCGGCCAGTGGGATCCGGCCGCCGCATTCGTCAGCCGCCGCGTCGACAAGGCCAACGGCGTGATCGAAGCGGTCATGAAGTACCCCGACTTTCAGTACACCGTGCGGGCAGAACGCCGCGGGGGCAGCATCATCCTGTCGGTGCTGCTCGACCAGCCTCTCCCCGCTCAACAGGTGGGCAAGGCCGGGCTCAACCTCGAGTTCGTCCCGTCGGCGTATTTCCGCCACAGCTACACCGCTGACGGGAAGGCAGCACTCTTCCCGCGCTATCCTGCGGACCTGATGACGCTGACTTCGGAGCGAAACCTGGCCAGCGGCCGGAGCGAAGGGCCCGGCGCCGAACCGCTTCCCTTCGCCACCGGGCGCAGCCTGGTACTGGCGCCCGAGGATCCGTCGCGGCGCGTCAGCATCGCCACGCGCGAGGGCAGCGTCTCCCTCTTCGACGGCCGTAACCAGGCGCAGAATGGCTGGTTCGTGGCGCGCCAGCTGCTGCCTGGCGGACGCACCGGTCGCGTGATCGAATGGACGCTGGACGCCAACAGCGTGCCGGGCTGGCTGCGCCCGCCGGTGATCGGCCACTCGCAGGTCGGCTATACGCCGGGCGGCGCCAAGATCGCGACCGTCGAGCTGGATCGCGACGACCGCCGCAAGCTCCAGCCACGGCTCCTGAAACTGAATGCCGCCGGTACGTTCACGGCCGTGGGTTCGCTCGCCGCGCGCGAGTGGGGCACTTACCTGCGCTACCGCTATGTGCAGCTGGACTTCAGCAAGGTCACCGCGCCCGGTACCTACGCGATCGAATATGGCGATACCCGCACCGCGCCTTTCCCGATCGAAGCCGGCGTGCTGCACGATAGCTGGAAACTGACCAACGACGTCTATTTTCCGATCGCCATGGATCATGTCGCGGTGAACGAGGCCTACCGCGTCTGGCATGGCGACCCTCATCGTGACGACGCCCGTCAGGCGCCGCTCGATCACGAGCACATCGATCTGTACCGCCAGGGCCCGACCACCGACACGCCCTTCAAGCCCGGCGAGCATATCCCGGGCCTGGCGGTCGGCGGCTGGCTCGATGCCGGCGACTTCGACATCCGCACCCAGACGCAATATCAGGTGATCCGCCAATTGGTCGACGCATGGGAGACCTTCGGGATCGACCGCGATACCGTATCGGTCGACTGGGCCACGCGGCGGGTGGAGATCCATGTGCCCGATGGCACGCCGGACATCCTCCAACAGATCCGTCACGGCAGCCTGCAATTGCTCGCACAATATGCTGCGGTCGGCCATGCGATCCACGGCATCGTCGAGCCCGATGTCGGCCAGTATACCCATCTGGGCGACGCCGCGAGCAAGACCGACGGGC
Encoded here:
- a CDS encoding glycoside hydrolase family 9 protein, with translation MPAFAQETLRLDRSDYFEAPGVNWLVFSNVNEGLFADAKISGVELIQQGIRTATNGDVRLAATPGQWDPAAAFVSRRVDKANGVIEAVMKYPDFQYTVRAERRGGSIILSVLLDQPLPAQQVGKAGLNLEFVPSAYFRHSYTADGKAALFPRYPADLMTLTSERNLASGRSEGPGAEPLPFATGRSLVLAPEDPSRRVSIATREGSVSLFDGRNQAQNGWFVARQLLPGGRTGRVIEWTLDANSVPGWLRPPVIGHSQVGYTPGGAKIATVELDRDDRRKLQPRLLKLNAAGTFTAVGSLAAREWGTYLRYRYVQLDFSKVTAPGTYAIEYGDTRTAPFPIEAGVLHDSWKLTNDVYFPIAMDHVAVNEAYRVWHGDPHRDDARQAPLDHEHIDLYRQGPTTDTPFKPGEHIPGLAVGGWLDAGDFDIRTQTQYQVIRQLVDAWETFGIDRDTVSVDWATRRVEIHVPDGTPDILQQIRHGSLQLLAQYAAVGHAIHGIVEPDVGQYTHLGDAASKTDGLIYDPKLKPYEQAYDKQGGRSGTPDDRWAFTSKASALDYGSAAALAASYRAWKDRDAAFAKRCLDLAQKIWTDEHSHAPDMFQHGNTTGGPLEVEEFTAAVELLVSTGDKRYAERVQALTPAMLRSFAFTATTMAKAIPYMPASYRTALEPAAREWAAKAQAALKENPFGVPITTGGWAGSGAVLNFGLTAYALHRAFPDIVDTAPVTRALDFLHGHHPASDRSFVSGVGAVSKEVAYGSNRADFSFIPGGVVPGVLLLKPDYPENRDDWPFFWGENEYVVPEGAMYIALANAGSQLTQRSR
- a CDS encoding sialate O-acetylesterase, whose protein sequence is MPSRPTALAALLAGLLTASGAYAQPRLDSAIGDHAILQRDQPITLAGSASPGETVMISLAGRSVSIAADRDGRFKAQLPALPAGGPYTLTLAAASGATILNDILIGDVFLCSGQSNMEMKVREAQSLFPEAHPPLDTRLRLLTVAKKTAVTPASQFDTVPAWEIASPEAAYNFSAACLYMVQSLRRDSDVPVGAIHSSWGGSRISAWMSDAALRKGGLGDQADLLALYARDPVAATRRTSAIWEGWWRAGTGDAAGKEPWQPGAALEWRPVPAFTNFESWGVPELADYNGMLWYQRTVELTQAQARGAATLSLGMIDDADRSWVNGVGVGGTSLAGAPRVYVLPAGTLKPGRNVITVNDDDVYAFGGMLGPVEAMRLTFADGTSVPLGTEWRYAIAKRVPGSAPRVPWDDINGAGTLFNAMIAPLGPIRLAGVAWYQGESDTGIPGYDRRLRALIEDWRTRFGSPATGFVIAQLANYGTPASAPSESGWGDVRDAQRRVAVADPHVGMAVTLDIGDAADIHPGEKRLVGQRLAQAMRAALAGAPEGRSGPAIASAERQGANVRLHFTGVKGTLRTASSDQAIGFELCGTGPGSCRYASARTSGSDVLVSGDGKPVARVRYAWADAPATNLADEARLPVGTFEIAVP